One window of Silurus meridionalis isolate SWU-2019-XX chromosome 9, ASM1480568v1, whole genome shotgun sequence genomic DNA carries:
- the atp11b gene encoding phospholipid-transporting ATPase IF isoform X3, whose translation MMLRWIRQQLGFDPPHQSDTRTVYIANRFPQHGHYIPQRFADNRIISSKYTIWNFIPKNLFEQFRRIANFYFLIIFLVQLMIDTPTSPVTSGLPLFFVITVTAIKQGYEDWLRHKADNEVNGAPVFVVRSGSLVQTRSKNIRVGDIVRVAKDETFPADLVLLSSERAEGTCHITTASLDGETNLKTHYAVPETATSQSVSRLEALQAVVECQQPEPDLYRFVGRITITQHGEEIVRPLGPENLLLRGARLKNTKEIYGVAVYTGMESKMALNYKCKSQKRSAVEKSMNTFLIIYLAILLFEAVLSTILKYAWQAEKKWDEPFYNEKTETERNSSKILKFISDFLAFLVLYNFIIPISLYVTVEMQKFLGSFFIGWDLDLYHEESDQRAQVNTSDLNEELGQVEYVFTDKTGTLTENEMQFRECSINGVKYQEINSKLVPEGMTEDVPDTGFFLSREEELFLKAVSLCHTVQISYDQPDGVSDPFSHANGFTSQMEYYASSPDEKALVEATKRMGVAFAGSNGETMEIKTFGKSEKYKLLHVLEFDANRRRMSVILQAPSGEKLLFTKGAESSVLPYASSGEIEKTRVHVDEFALKGLRTLVVAYRLFSAEEYKEVERRLHQARTALQQRDERLSEAFNFIEKDLHLLGATGVEDKLQEKVQETIEALRLAGIKVWVLTGDKHETAVSVSLSCGHFHRTMNILELVQQKSDHECAEQLRRLARRIKEDHVIQHGLVVDGASLSLALREHEKLFMEVCKNCSAVLCCRMAPLQKAKVVRLLKTSPEKPITLAVGDGANDVSMIQEAHVGIGIMGKEGRQAVRNSDYAIARFKFLAKLLLVHGHFYYIRIATLVQYFFYKNVCFITPQFLYQFFCLFSQQTLYDSVYLTLYNICFTSLPILVYSLFEQLVHPHILQSKPALYRDISKNSLLSFKTFLYWTILGFCHAFVFFFGCYILMGEDTSLTGNGQMFGNWTFGTLVFTVMVITVTLKLALETHFWTWMNHFVTWGSIAFYFIFSLFYGGIIWPFLHTQDMYFVFVQLLSSGSAWFAIIIIIITCLFPDVIKKVFYRHLNPTSTQKSQCMEAYEGITCMDSVSCFPEGRGLCGFLERLKRANRSWNDSDPFASNDRSILTLSPVEASHC comes from the exons TACACCATATGGAATTTCATTCCCAAAAATCTGTTTGAACAGTTCAGAAGGATAgccaatttttattttctcatcatCTTCCTCGTCCAG TTAATGATAGACACACCAACTTCCCCTGTGACAAGTGGACTTCCcttattttttgtcattacaGTAACTGCCATTAAACAG GGCTATGAGGACTGGCTGAGACACAAAGCCGATAATGAAGTAAACGGCGCCCCCGTATTTGTGGTGCGCAGTGGCAGTCTGGTGCAGACTCGATCCAAGAATATACGA GTCGGAGACATAGTAAGAGTAGCAAAAGATGAGACGTTTCCAGCTGATCTGGTGCTGCTGTCTTCAGAACGAGCAGAGGGGACATGTCACATCACAACGGCCAGTTTAGATGGAGAAACAAATCTGAAG ACTCATTATGCAGTACCGGAGACGGCTACGTCTCAATCCGTGTCCCGGCTTGAAGCTCTGCAGGCTGTGGTGGAGTGCCAGCAGCCTGAGCCTGATTTATACAG GTTTGTTGGGagaatcacaataacacagcaTGGGGAAGAGATTGTCAG ACCTTTAGGACCAGAAAACCTCCTGCTCCGTGGAGCACGACTGAAAAACACCAAAGAGATCTATG GTGTGGCTGTGTACACAGGCATGGAGTCCAAGATGGCTCTGAATTACAAGTGCAAGTCCCAGAAACGCTCAGCAGTTGAGAA GTCGATGAACACGTTTCTCATCATCTATCTGGCTATCCTGCTTTTCGAGGCTGTCCTCAGCACCATTTTAAAGTACGCCTGGCAAGCGGAAAAGAAATGGGACGAGCCATTCTACAACGAGAAAACAGAGACGGAACGCAACAGCAGCAAG ATTTTAAAGTTCATCTCCGATTTCTTGGCTTTCCTCGTTCTGTACAACTTCATCATCCCCATTTCGCTGTATGTTACCGTGGAGATGCAGAAGTTTCTGGGTTCCTTCTTTATTGGCTGGGACCTCGACCTCTACCATGAGGAGAGTGACCAGAGAGCCCAGGTCAACACCTCCGACCTCAACGAGGAGCTGGggcag GTGGAGTACGTTTTTACCGACAAGACGGGAACTTTGACGGAAAACGAGATGCAGTTCCGTGAATGCTCCATCAACGGTGTCAAATACCAAGAGATCAACAGCAAATTGGTCCCTGAAGGAATGACCGAGGACGTCCCAGACACCGGCTTCTTCCTG agcagGGAAGAGGAGCTGTTCCTGAAAGCCGTGTCTCTGTGCCACACTGTTCAGATCAGTTACGATCAGCCAGACGGCGTGTCTGATCCTTTTTCCCACGCCAACGGATTCACATCTCAGATGGAGTACTACGCCTCGTCTCCTGACGAAAAAGCCCTCGTGGAAGCTACAAAGAG GATGGGCGTGGCCTTTGCAGGAAGTAATGGAGAAACCATGGAGATCAAAACATTTGGCAAATCCGAAAA gTACAAACTCCTTCACGTGTTAGAGTTTGACGCGAACCGAAGACGCATGAGCGTGATATTGCAGGCTCCCTCGG GGGAGAAGTTGTTGTTCACTAAAGGAGCCGAGTCCTCTGTTCTTCCCTATGCCAGCAGTGGAGAGATTGAGAAGACCAGAGTGCACGTGGATGAATTCGCTCTG AAGGGTCTGAGGACACTAGTGGTGGCCTACAGGCTCTTCAGCGCGGAGGAGTATAAGGAAGTGGAACGGCGGCTACACCAGGCTCGAACAGCTCTccagcagagagatgagaggCTCAGTGAAGCCTTCAACTTCATCGAGAAAGACCTGCATTTGCTTGGAGCCACCGGAGTAGAAGACAA GCTGCAGGAGAAGGTCCAGGAGACGATTGAGGCTTTGCGATTGGCTGGAATTAAAGTCTGGGTGCTAACAGGAGATAAACACGAGACCGCAGTCAGCGTGAGTCTCTCCTGCGGTCACTTTCACCGCACTATGAACATCCTGGAACTCGTGCAGCAGAAATCCGATCACGAGTGTGCAGAGCAGCTCCGCAGGCTCGCccgcag aATCAAAGAAGACCATGTGATTCAGCACGGGCTGGTGGTGGATGGTGCAAGTTTGTCTCTGGCGCTGCGTGAACACGAGAAGCTCTTCATGGAAGTGTGTAAGAACTGCTCTGCGGTGCTCTGCTGCAGGATGGCACCACTGCAGAAAGCCAAG GTGGTTCGCTTGCTGAAGACGTCCCCAGAGAAACCCATTACATTAGCTGTCGGAGACGGAGCCAATGATGTCAGTATGATCCAGGAGGCTCATGTAGGAATAG GTATCATGGGGAAGGAGGGAAGACAAGCTGTACGAAACAGCGACTATGCAATCGCTAGGTTTAAATTCCTCGCCAAGTTACTGCTCGTCCACGGACACTTCTACTACATTCGAATAGCAACGCTCGTCCAGTACTTTTTCTACAAG aatGTGTGCTTTATCACACCGCAGTTTTTATACCAGTTCTTCTGTCTGTTTTCACAACAA ACGCTGTATGACAGTGTGTATCTTACACTCTACAACATCTGCTTCACCTCCCTTCCCATCCTGGTGTACAGTCTCTTTGAACAGTTGGTTCATCCTCACATTCTACAGAGCAAGCCAGCACTTTACAG AGATATCAGTAAGAACTCATTGCTGTCCTTCAAAACCTTTCTGTATTGGACGATCCTGGGCTTCTGCCACGCCTTTGTCTTCTTCTTTGGCTGCTACATCTTGATGGGAGAGGACACAAGTCTGACGGGAAATGGACAG ATGTTTGGAAACTGGACTTTCGGGACATTGGTGTTCACCGTCATGGTCATTACCGTAACCTTGAAG TTGGCGCTGGAGACACACTTCTGGACGTGGATGAACCATTTTGTCACGTGGGGCTCCATCGCTTTCTACTTCATATTCTCCTTGTTTTATGGGGGAATTATATG GCCTTTTCTCCACACCCAGGACATGTATTTTGTCTTCGTCCAGCTGTTGTCCAGCGGCTCGGCCTGGTTTGCcattatcatcataatcatcacttGCCTCTTCCCTGACGtcataaaaaaagtgttttacagACACCTAAATCCCACCAGCACGCAGAAATCTCAG TGTATGGAGGCGTACGAAGGCATTACCTGTATGGACTCAGTGTCTTGTTTCCCAGAAGGCCGTGGTCTCTGTGGCTTTCTGGAGCGACTGAAGCGAGCCAACAG
- the atp11b gene encoding phospholipid-transporting ATPase IF isoform X4 yields the protein MMLRWIRQQLGFDPPHQSDTRTVYIANRFPQHGHYIPQRFADNRIISSKYTIWNFIPKNLFEQFRRIANFYFLIIFLVQLMIDTPTSPVTSGLPLFFVITVTAIKQGYEDWLRHKADNEVNGAPVFVVRSGSLVQTRSKNIRVGDIVRVAKDETFPADLVLLSSERAEGTCHITTASLDGETNLKTHYAVPETATSQSVSRLEALQAVVECQQPEPDLYRFVGRITITQHGEEIVRPLGPENLLLRGARLKNTKEIYGVAVYTGMESKMALNYKCKSQKRSAVEKSMNTFLIIYLAILLFEAVLSTILKYAWQAEKKWDEPFYNEKTETERNSSKILKFISDFLAFLVLYNFIIPISLYVTVEMQKFLGSFFIGWDLDLYHEESDQRAQVNTSDLNEELGQVEYVFTDKTGTLTENEMQFRECSINGVKYQEINSKLVPEGMTEDVPDTGFFLSREEELFLKAVSLCHTVQISYDQPDGVSDPFSHANGFTSQMEYYASSPDEKALVEATKRMGVAFAGSNGETMEIKTFGKSEKYKLLHVLEFDANRRRMSVILQAPSGEKLLFTKGAESSVLPYASSGEIEKTRVHVDEFALKGLRTLVVAYRLFSAEEYKEVERRLHQARTALQQRDERLSEAFNFIEKDLHLLGATGVEDKLQEKVQETIEALRLAGIKVWVLTGDKHETAVSVSLSCGHFHRTMNILELVQQKSDHECAEQLRRLARRIKEDHVIQHGLVVDGASLSLALREHEKLFMEVCKNCSAVLCCRMAPLQKAKVVRLLKTSPEKPITLAVGDGANDVSMIQEAHVGIGIMGKEGRQAVRNSDYAIARFKFLAKLLLVHGHFYYIRIATLVQYFFYKNVCFITPQFLYQFFCLFSQQTLYDSVYLTLYNICFTSLPILVYSLFEQLVHPHILQSKPALYRDISKNSLLSFKTFLYWTILGFCHAFVFFFGCYILMGEDTSLTGNGQILRANRQLMFGNWTFGTLVFTVMVITVTLKLALETHFWTWMNHFVTWGSIAFYFIFSLFYGGIIWPFLHTQDMYFVFVQLLSSGSAWFAIIIIIITCLFPDVIKKVFYRHLNPTSTQKSQMEEDKVSIGSEYDSAESRDRGEDNWQLLAASPSSTDHAVPPFP from the exons TACACCATATGGAATTTCATTCCCAAAAATCTGTTTGAACAGTTCAGAAGGATAgccaatttttattttctcatcatCTTCCTCGTCCAG TTAATGATAGACACACCAACTTCCCCTGTGACAAGTGGACTTCCcttattttttgtcattacaGTAACTGCCATTAAACAG GGCTATGAGGACTGGCTGAGACACAAAGCCGATAATGAAGTAAACGGCGCCCCCGTATTTGTGGTGCGCAGTGGCAGTCTGGTGCAGACTCGATCCAAGAATATACGA GTCGGAGACATAGTAAGAGTAGCAAAAGATGAGACGTTTCCAGCTGATCTGGTGCTGCTGTCTTCAGAACGAGCAGAGGGGACATGTCACATCACAACGGCCAGTTTAGATGGAGAAACAAATCTGAAG ACTCATTATGCAGTACCGGAGACGGCTACGTCTCAATCCGTGTCCCGGCTTGAAGCTCTGCAGGCTGTGGTGGAGTGCCAGCAGCCTGAGCCTGATTTATACAG GTTTGTTGGGagaatcacaataacacagcaTGGGGAAGAGATTGTCAG ACCTTTAGGACCAGAAAACCTCCTGCTCCGTGGAGCACGACTGAAAAACACCAAAGAGATCTATG GTGTGGCTGTGTACACAGGCATGGAGTCCAAGATGGCTCTGAATTACAAGTGCAAGTCCCAGAAACGCTCAGCAGTTGAGAA GTCGATGAACACGTTTCTCATCATCTATCTGGCTATCCTGCTTTTCGAGGCTGTCCTCAGCACCATTTTAAAGTACGCCTGGCAAGCGGAAAAGAAATGGGACGAGCCATTCTACAACGAGAAAACAGAGACGGAACGCAACAGCAGCAAG ATTTTAAAGTTCATCTCCGATTTCTTGGCTTTCCTCGTTCTGTACAACTTCATCATCCCCATTTCGCTGTATGTTACCGTGGAGATGCAGAAGTTTCTGGGTTCCTTCTTTATTGGCTGGGACCTCGACCTCTACCATGAGGAGAGTGACCAGAGAGCCCAGGTCAACACCTCCGACCTCAACGAGGAGCTGGggcag GTGGAGTACGTTTTTACCGACAAGACGGGAACTTTGACGGAAAACGAGATGCAGTTCCGTGAATGCTCCATCAACGGTGTCAAATACCAAGAGATCAACAGCAAATTGGTCCCTGAAGGAATGACCGAGGACGTCCCAGACACCGGCTTCTTCCTG agcagGGAAGAGGAGCTGTTCCTGAAAGCCGTGTCTCTGTGCCACACTGTTCAGATCAGTTACGATCAGCCAGACGGCGTGTCTGATCCTTTTTCCCACGCCAACGGATTCACATCTCAGATGGAGTACTACGCCTCGTCTCCTGACGAAAAAGCCCTCGTGGAAGCTACAAAGAG GATGGGCGTGGCCTTTGCAGGAAGTAATGGAGAAACCATGGAGATCAAAACATTTGGCAAATCCGAAAA gTACAAACTCCTTCACGTGTTAGAGTTTGACGCGAACCGAAGACGCATGAGCGTGATATTGCAGGCTCCCTCGG GGGAGAAGTTGTTGTTCACTAAAGGAGCCGAGTCCTCTGTTCTTCCCTATGCCAGCAGTGGAGAGATTGAGAAGACCAGAGTGCACGTGGATGAATTCGCTCTG AAGGGTCTGAGGACACTAGTGGTGGCCTACAGGCTCTTCAGCGCGGAGGAGTATAAGGAAGTGGAACGGCGGCTACACCAGGCTCGAACAGCTCTccagcagagagatgagaggCTCAGTGAAGCCTTCAACTTCATCGAGAAAGACCTGCATTTGCTTGGAGCCACCGGAGTAGAAGACAA GCTGCAGGAGAAGGTCCAGGAGACGATTGAGGCTTTGCGATTGGCTGGAATTAAAGTCTGGGTGCTAACAGGAGATAAACACGAGACCGCAGTCAGCGTGAGTCTCTCCTGCGGTCACTTTCACCGCACTATGAACATCCTGGAACTCGTGCAGCAGAAATCCGATCACGAGTGTGCAGAGCAGCTCCGCAGGCTCGCccgcag aATCAAAGAAGACCATGTGATTCAGCACGGGCTGGTGGTGGATGGTGCAAGTTTGTCTCTGGCGCTGCGTGAACACGAGAAGCTCTTCATGGAAGTGTGTAAGAACTGCTCTGCGGTGCTCTGCTGCAGGATGGCACCACTGCAGAAAGCCAAG GTGGTTCGCTTGCTGAAGACGTCCCCAGAGAAACCCATTACATTAGCTGTCGGAGACGGAGCCAATGATGTCAGTATGATCCAGGAGGCTCATGTAGGAATAG GTATCATGGGGAAGGAGGGAAGACAAGCTGTACGAAACAGCGACTATGCAATCGCTAGGTTTAAATTCCTCGCCAAGTTACTGCTCGTCCACGGACACTTCTACTACATTCGAATAGCAACGCTCGTCCAGTACTTTTTCTACAAG aatGTGTGCTTTATCACACCGCAGTTTTTATACCAGTTCTTCTGTCTGTTTTCACAACAA ACGCTGTATGACAGTGTGTATCTTACACTCTACAACATCTGCTTCACCTCCCTTCCCATCCTGGTGTACAGTCTCTTTGAACAGTTGGTTCATCCTCACATTCTACAGAGCAAGCCAGCACTTTACAG AGATATCAGTAAGAACTCATTGCTGTCCTTCAAAACCTTTCTGTATTGGACGATCCTGGGCTTCTGCCACGCCTTTGTCTTCTTCTTTGGCTGCTACATCTTGATGGGAGAGGACACAAGTCTGACGGGAAATGGACAG ATTTTGCGAGCTAACAGGCAGCTG ATGTTTGGAAACTGGACTTTCGGGACATTGGTGTTCACCGTCATGGTCATTACCGTAACCTTGAAG TTGGCGCTGGAGACACACTTCTGGACGTGGATGAACCATTTTGTCACGTGGGGCTCCATCGCTTTCTACTTCATATTCTCCTTGTTTTATGGGGGAATTATATG GCCTTTTCTCCACACCCAGGACATGTATTTTGTCTTCGTCCAGCTGTTGTCCAGCGGCTCGGCCTGGTTTGCcattatcatcataatcatcacttGCCTCTTCCCTGACGtcataaaaaaagtgttttacagACACCTAAATCCCACCAGCACGCAGAAATCTCAG ATGGAAGAGGATAAAGTTTCAATCGGCTCAGAATATGACTCTGCTGAAAGCAGGGACAGAGGGGAGGACAATTGGCAACTGCTAGCTGCTTCTCCTTCCTCTACCGATCATGCAGTTCCCCCCTTTCCCTAG
- the atp11b gene encoding phospholipid-transporting ATPase IF isoform X1 encodes MMLRWIRQQLGFDPPHQSDTRTVYIANRFPQHGHYIPQRFADNRIISSKYTIWNFIPKNLFEQFRRIANFYFLIIFLVQLMIDTPTSPVTSGLPLFFVITVTAIKQGYEDWLRHKADNEVNGAPVFVVRSGSLVQTRSKNIRVGDIVRVAKDETFPADLVLLSSERAEGTCHITTASLDGETNLKTHYAVPETATSQSVSRLEALQAVVECQQPEPDLYRFVGRITITQHGEEIVRPLGPENLLLRGARLKNTKEIYGVAVYTGMESKMALNYKCKSQKRSAVEKSMNTFLIIYLAILLFEAVLSTILKYAWQAEKKWDEPFYNEKTETERNSSKILKFISDFLAFLVLYNFIIPISLYVTVEMQKFLGSFFIGWDLDLYHEESDQRAQVNTSDLNEELGQVEYVFTDKTGTLTENEMQFRECSINGVKYQEINSKLVPEGMTEDVPDTGFFLSREEELFLKAVSLCHTVQISYDQPDGVSDPFSHANGFTSQMEYYASSPDEKALVEATKRMGVAFAGSNGETMEIKTFGKSEKYKLLHVLEFDANRRRMSVILQAPSGEKLLFTKGAESSVLPYASSGEIEKTRVHVDEFALKGLRTLVVAYRLFSAEEYKEVERRLHQARTALQQRDERLSEAFNFIEKDLHLLGATGVEDKLQEKVQETIEALRLAGIKVWVLTGDKHETAVSVSLSCGHFHRTMNILELVQQKSDHECAEQLRRLARRIKEDHVIQHGLVVDGASLSLALREHEKLFMEVCKNCSAVLCCRMAPLQKAKVVRLLKTSPEKPITLAVGDGANDVSMIQEAHVGIGIMGKEGRQAVRNSDYAIARFKFLAKLLLVHGHFYYIRIATLVQYFFYKNVCFITPQFLYQFFCLFSQQTLYDSVYLTLYNICFTSLPILVYSLFEQLVHPHILQSKPALYRDISKNSLLSFKTFLYWTILGFCHAFVFFFGCYILMGEDTSLTGNGQILRANRQLMFGNWTFGTLVFTVMVITVTLKLALETHFWTWMNHFVTWGSIAFYFIFSLFYGGIIWPFLHTQDMYFVFVQLLSSGSAWFAIIIIIITCLFPDVIKKVFYRHLNPTSTQKSQCMEAYEGITCMDSVSCFPEGRGLCGFLERLKRANRSWNDSDPFASNDRSILTLSPVEASHC; translated from the exons TACACCATATGGAATTTCATTCCCAAAAATCTGTTTGAACAGTTCAGAAGGATAgccaatttttattttctcatcatCTTCCTCGTCCAG TTAATGATAGACACACCAACTTCCCCTGTGACAAGTGGACTTCCcttattttttgtcattacaGTAACTGCCATTAAACAG GGCTATGAGGACTGGCTGAGACACAAAGCCGATAATGAAGTAAACGGCGCCCCCGTATTTGTGGTGCGCAGTGGCAGTCTGGTGCAGACTCGATCCAAGAATATACGA GTCGGAGACATAGTAAGAGTAGCAAAAGATGAGACGTTTCCAGCTGATCTGGTGCTGCTGTCTTCAGAACGAGCAGAGGGGACATGTCACATCACAACGGCCAGTTTAGATGGAGAAACAAATCTGAAG ACTCATTATGCAGTACCGGAGACGGCTACGTCTCAATCCGTGTCCCGGCTTGAAGCTCTGCAGGCTGTGGTGGAGTGCCAGCAGCCTGAGCCTGATTTATACAG GTTTGTTGGGagaatcacaataacacagcaTGGGGAAGAGATTGTCAG ACCTTTAGGACCAGAAAACCTCCTGCTCCGTGGAGCACGACTGAAAAACACCAAAGAGATCTATG GTGTGGCTGTGTACACAGGCATGGAGTCCAAGATGGCTCTGAATTACAAGTGCAAGTCCCAGAAACGCTCAGCAGTTGAGAA GTCGATGAACACGTTTCTCATCATCTATCTGGCTATCCTGCTTTTCGAGGCTGTCCTCAGCACCATTTTAAAGTACGCCTGGCAAGCGGAAAAGAAATGGGACGAGCCATTCTACAACGAGAAAACAGAGACGGAACGCAACAGCAGCAAG ATTTTAAAGTTCATCTCCGATTTCTTGGCTTTCCTCGTTCTGTACAACTTCATCATCCCCATTTCGCTGTATGTTACCGTGGAGATGCAGAAGTTTCTGGGTTCCTTCTTTATTGGCTGGGACCTCGACCTCTACCATGAGGAGAGTGACCAGAGAGCCCAGGTCAACACCTCCGACCTCAACGAGGAGCTGGggcag GTGGAGTACGTTTTTACCGACAAGACGGGAACTTTGACGGAAAACGAGATGCAGTTCCGTGAATGCTCCATCAACGGTGTCAAATACCAAGAGATCAACAGCAAATTGGTCCCTGAAGGAATGACCGAGGACGTCCCAGACACCGGCTTCTTCCTG agcagGGAAGAGGAGCTGTTCCTGAAAGCCGTGTCTCTGTGCCACACTGTTCAGATCAGTTACGATCAGCCAGACGGCGTGTCTGATCCTTTTTCCCACGCCAACGGATTCACATCTCAGATGGAGTACTACGCCTCGTCTCCTGACGAAAAAGCCCTCGTGGAAGCTACAAAGAG GATGGGCGTGGCCTTTGCAGGAAGTAATGGAGAAACCATGGAGATCAAAACATTTGGCAAATCCGAAAA gTACAAACTCCTTCACGTGTTAGAGTTTGACGCGAACCGAAGACGCATGAGCGTGATATTGCAGGCTCCCTCGG GGGAGAAGTTGTTGTTCACTAAAGGAGCCGAGTCCTCTGTTCTTCCCTATGCCAGCAGTGGAGAGATTGAGAAGACCAGAGTGCACGTGGATGAATTCGCTCTG AAGGGTCTGAGGACACTAGTGGTGGCCTACAGGCTCTTCAGCGCGGAGGAGTATAAGGAAGTGGAACGGCGGCTACACCAGGCTCGAACAGCTCTccagcagagagatgagaggCTCAGTGAAGCCTTCAACTTCATCGAGAAAGACCTGCATTTGCTTGGAGCCACCGGAGTAGAAGACAA GCTGCAGGAGAAGGTCCAGGAGACGATTGAGGCTTTGCGATTGGCTGGAATTAAAGTCTGGGTGCTAACAGGAGATAAACACGAGACCGCAGTCAGCGTGAGTCTCTCCTGCGGTCACTTTCACCGCACTATGAACATCCTGGAACTCGTGCAGCAGAAATCCGATCACGAGTGTGCAGAGCAGCTCCGCAGGCTCGCccgcag aATCAAAGAAGACCATGTGATTCAGCACGGGCTGGTGGTGGATGGTGCAAGTTTGTCTCTGGCGCTGCGTGAACACGAGAAGCTCTTCATGGAAGTGTGTAAGAACTGCTCTGCGGTGCTCTGCTGCAGGATGGCACCACTGCAGAAAGCCAAG GTGGTTCGCTTGCTGAAGACGTCCCCAGAGAAACCCATTACATTAGCTGTCGGAGACGGAGCCAATGATGTCAGTATGATCCAGGAGGCTCATGTAGGAATAG GTATCATGGGGAAGGAGGGAAGACAAGCTGTACGAAACAGCGACTATGCAATCGCTAGGTTTAAATTCCTCGCCAAGTTACTGCTCGTCCACGGACACTTCTACTACATTCGAATAGCAACGCTCGTCCAGTACTTTTTCTACAAG aatGTGTGCTTTATCACACCGCAGTTTTTATACCAGTTCTTCTGTCTGTTTTCACAACAA ACGCTGTATGACAGTGTGTATCTTACACTCTACAACATCTGCTTCACCTCCCTTCCCATCCTGGTGTACAGTCTCTTTGAACAGTTGGTTCATCCTCACATTCTACAGAGCAAGCCAGCACTTTACAG AGATATCAGTAAGAACTCATTGCTGTCCTTCAAAACCTTTCTGTATTGGACGATCCTGGGCTTCTGCCACGCCTTTGTCTTCTTCTTTGGCTGCTACATCTTGATGGGAGAGGACACAAGTCTGACGGGAAATGGACAG ATTTTGCGAGCTAACAGGCAGCTG ATGTTTGGAAACTGGACTTTCGGGACATTGGTGTTCACCGTCATGGTCATTACCGTAACCTTGAAG TTGGCGCTGGAGACACACTTCTGGACGTGGATGAACCATTTTGTCACGTGGGGCTCCATCGCTTTCTACTTCATATTCTCCTTGTTTTATGGGGGAATTATATG GCCTTTTCTCCACACCCAGGACATGTATTTTGTCTTCGTCCAGCTGTTGTCCAGCGGCTCGGCCTGGTTTGCcattatcatcataatcatcacttGCCTCTTCCCTGACGtcataaaaaaagtgttttacagACACCTAAATCCCACCAGCACGCAGAAATCTCAG TGTATGGAGGCGTACGAAGGCATTACCTGTATGGACTCAGTGTCTTGTTTCCCAGAAGGCCGTGGTCTCTGTGGCTTTCTGGAGCGACTGAAGCGAGCCAACAG